The following proteins are encoded in a genomic region of Paenibacillus sp. FSL H3-0469:
- a CDS encoding ABC transporter permease subunit, producing MVLPALILTVIFAYIPMTGLAIAFKNYKPGLGFSASKWVGLEHFEYLFSIPENVQIIWNTLIIAGLKMLANLIVPFLFALLLNEIRKMAFKKMVQTIVYMPHFLSWVILGGILSDLLARDGGLINQVLVSVFGIQPIFFLGDGNWFRFVVVVSDVWKEFGFNTIVFLASLAGINPALYEAAEVDGAGRWQQTWSITMPAMLPITIVVGTLALGNVLNGGFDQIFNLYNALVFDKGDIIDTFVYRLGIVDGKFSFSTAVGLFKSVVSFVLIVTAYRLSYKFANYRIF from the coding sequence ATGGTTCTGCCGGCATTGATCCTAACCGTGATCTTCGCCTACATTCCAATGACAGGACTTGCGATTGCCTTCAAGAATTACAAGCCGGGCTTAGGCTTTAGCGCTTCCAAGTGGGTGGGGCTGGAACATTTTGAATATCTGTTCAGTATTCCCGAGAACGTTCAGATCATCTGGAACACACTGATTATTGCCGGGCTGAAAATGCTCGCCAACCTGATCGTTCCCTTCTTATTCGCACTGCTGCTGAATGAGATCCGCAAGATGGCGTTCAAAAAAATGGTACAAACCATTGTCTATATGCCCCACTTCCTGTCATGGGTGATCCTGGGCGGTATCCTCTCCGACCTGCTGGCCAGAGACGGCGGCCTGATCAACCAGGTACTGGTCAGTGTATTCGGCATCCAGCCGATTTTCTTCCTGGGTGACGGGAACTGGTTCCGGTTTGTCGTAGTAGTGAGTGATGTCTGGAAAGAGTTCGGCTTCAACACCATCGTCTTCCTGGCCTCCCTGGCGGGAATTAACCCGGCACTCTATGAAGCTGCTGAGGTTGACGGAGCAGGACGCTGGCAGCAGACATGGTCGATTACGATGCCGGCCATGCTGCCGATTACCATCGTAGTAGGAACACTGGCGCTGGGTAACGTGCTTAACGGAGGTTTCGACCAGATCTTCAACCTGTATAACGCGCTTGTCTTCGATAAAGGGGACATCATCGATACATTTGTCTACAGACTAGGAATTGTTGACGGTAAGTTCAGCTTCTCCACGGCGGTCGGATTGTTCAAATCCGTTGTCAGCTTTGTCTTGATCGTAACAGCTTACCGCCTATCGTATAAATTTGCTAACTACCGTATTTTCTAG
- a CDS encoding carbohydrate ABC transporter permease yields MYHKTKPYRIFTVFNYILMIAVSIMCVVPLIHVLAVSFSGKSAANANLVGLWPVDFTVDAYTKTVANENFTRSIWVTLQRTVLGTAFSMGIVILAAYALSKENARFRRRNLYIWLLVFTMLFSGGLVPMYILIQKLHLMNSLWVLILPGAVSVWNIILLLNFFRAVPKEMEEAAFIDGAGHFRTLFSVYLPVSMPAIATLSLFTIVGHWNSWFDGLLYMTDHRNYPLATFLQSVIVQQDFSKVTVRPEDLENISQRTVKAAQIFIGMAPILIVYPFLQRFFVKGIVLGAVKE; encoded by the coding sequence ATGTATCATAAAACAAAACCTTACCGCATCTTCACCGTGTTCAACTATATCCTGATGATCGCAGTTTCGATCATGTGTGTTGTCCCGCTGATTCACGTCCTTGCTGTATCGTTCAGCGGGAAATCGGCAGCCAATGCCAACTTGGTTGGTCTGTGGCCGGTAGATTTCACAGTGGACGCCTATACCAAGACCGTAGCCAATGAGAATTTCACCCGGTCCATCTGGGTGACGCTGCAGCGCACGGTGCTGGGAACTGCTTTTAGCATGGGGATCGTCATTCTGGCTGCCTATGCACTGTCCAAAGAGAACGCCCGGTTCAGACGCCGGAACCTGTATATCTGGCTGCTGGTCTTCACCATGCTGTTCAGCGGCGGTCTGGTGCCGATGTACATTCTGATCCAGAAGCTGCACCTGATGAACTCTTTGTGGGTACTGATTCTGCCGGGAGCTGTCTCGGTATGGAATATCATTCTGCTGCTTAACTTCTTCCGGGCCGTGCCCAAAGAAATGGAAGAAGCCGCCTTCATCGACGGCGCAGGTCATTTCAGAACACTGTTCAGCGTATATCTTCCGGTATCCATGCCGGCCATTGCCACACTGTCGCTGTTCACGATTGTCGGTCACTGGAATTCTTGGTTCGACGGCCTGCTCTATATGACGGATCACCGCAATTATCCGCTGGCGACCTTCCTGCAGTCGGTCATTGTTCAGCAGGACTTCAGTAAAGTGACCGTGCGTCCGGAGGATCTGGAGAATATCTCACAAAGAACGGTCAAAGCCGCTCAGATCTTCATCGGAATGGCACCAATCCTCATCGTGTATCCATTCCTGCAGCGTTTCTTCGTGAAGGGAATTGTCCTCGGGGCGGTTAAGGAATAG
- a CDS encoding extracellular solute-binding protein produces the protein MIKKMKFSAAAVLSTVMLGSLLAGCGGNADNKKAEGDNKPAASEDAMYSAPFENGKYTEPVTISTVFPIASSLKFKNGENIENNVHTKWAKDTLGIDIKYLWTVSDQNNAYETKLRLMLTSGEKMPDIISFRGSPSLISDLIDSGQFTDAGELFDKYASDIYKKAMAEEPTVWNPYMRDGKRMGIPILENAYNNDPVMYIREDWLKKLNLKAPTNLAELETVLDAFTNQDPDGNGKKDTTGLAVGFKNNLNTWMSEAGWVFGMFGAMPNQWNKTADNQLAYGSVQPEMKQGLATMQKWMKEGYISSESGLYDENKATEAFTAGKSGIIVGPYWMTGWPLPDLQKNVPGAVHKAYPLPAGPDGKVGRHGTKIASGAVLINKDMEHKDAFFVYQNYLFDNWANPDSTTFVNGFAKGYDYDIAEDGTVLKEQDTDKIPGGWVDAIRYTLTYDGAIIPNLMMNTLAKLAGGAEPANQYEKNLSERIPEQILAAKIIIDQKDSVMPEMFTGTPTETQLARGDMLEKLEKEILNKIIYDKAPVDEFDTFVEKWKTTGGDKVTTEVNEWYQSLQK, from the coding sequence ATGATAAAGAAAATGAAATTTTCTGCGGCAGCAGTGTTATCCACAGTCATGCTGGGCAGCTTGCTGGCCGGATGCGGCGGCAATGCTGACAACAAGAAGGCAGAAGGGGACAACAAGCCGGCGGCAAGCGAAGACGCGATGTATTCGGCTCCCTTTGAGAATGGTAAATATACAGAGCCGGTAACCATTTCAACCGTATTTCCCATCGCAAGCAGCCTGAAATTCAAGAATGGCGAAAATATCGAGAATAACGTGCACACCAAATGGGCCAAGGATACGCTGGGCATTGACATCAAGTATCTCTGGACCGTAAGTGACCAGAACAACGCCTATGAAACCAAGCTGCGCCTGATGCTGACCTCAGGTGAGAAAATGCCGGATATCATCTCCTTCCGCGGCAGCCCTTCCCTGATCTCCGATCTGATTGACAGCGGCCAGTTCACCGATGCGGGCGAATTGTTCGACAAATATGCTTCCGATATCTACAAAAAAGCGATGGCTGAAGAGCCAACTGTGTGGAATCCCTACATGAGAGACGGCAAGCGGATGGGTATCCCGATTTTGGAAAACGCTTATAATAATGATCCGGTTATGTATATCCGTGAGGATTGGCTGAAGAAATTGAACCTTAAGGCTCCGACGAATCTGGCTGAGCTGGAAACCGTCCTCGATGCGTTCACGAACCAGGACCCAGACGGCAACGGCAAGAAGGATACAACGGGACTGGCTGTAGGCTTCAAAAACAACCTGAACACATGGATGTCGGAAGCCGGATGGGTCTTCGGGATGTTCGGCGCGATGCCTAACCAGTGGAACAAGACAGCGGACAACCAGCTCGCTTACGGTTCTGTTCAGCCGGAGATGAAGCAAGGTCTGGCAACGATGCAGAAATGGATGAAGGAAGGATATATCTCCTCCGAATCCGGTCTGTATGATGAGAACAAAGCAACAGAAGCTTTTACAGCAGGCAAATCCGGTATCATTGTCGGCCCTTACTGGATGACAGGCTGGCCGCTGCCGGATCTGCAGAAGAACGTTCCAGGTGCAGTGCATAAGGCTTATCCGCTTCCGGCAGGCCCGGACGGCAAGGTAGGCAGACACGGCACGAAGATCGCCTCCGGTGCTGTATTGATCAACAAGGATATGGAGCATAAAGACGCATTCTTCGTCTACCAGAACTATCTGTTTGATAACTGGGCTAACCCGGACAGCACAACCTTCGTGAACGGCTTTGCCAAAGGCTATGACTATGATATCGCTGAAGACGGAACCGTCCTGAAAGAGCAGGATACGGATAAGATTCCAGGCGGCTGGGTGGATGCGATCCGTTACACTCTGACTTATGATGGAGCTATTATTCCTAACCTGATGATGAATACACTGGCCAAGCTGGCCGGCGGCGCTGAGCCTGCTAACCAGTATGAGAAGAATCTGTCCGAGCGTATTCCTGAGCAGATCTTAGCAGCCAAGATCATCATCGACCAGAAGGACAGTGTAATGCCTGAGATGTTCACAGGTACACCTACTGAAACTCAGCTCGCCCGCGGAGATATGCTGGAGAAGCTGGAGAAGGAAATTCTGAACAAAATTATTTATGACAAAGCACCGGTAGACGAATTCGATACCTTTGTAGAGAAATGGAAAACTACAGGCGGCGACAAAGTGACCACTGAGGTCAATGAATGGTATCAATCCCTGCAGAAATAA